From Sporolactobacillus pectinivorans:
CGTTGTGTTCTTGAAATCCCATTAGTCACAATCGTCAACCTGAAGAACTGGCTCAAATCATCGCATAATTTCTGAGCGCCGCTGATTAATTGCGTGCCATCTGCCAGCTCATTCAAATAATGTGAATTGAAGTCATCCGCACTTTCTTTGACTCCAGTTTTTCTAAATAATAGCTTGAACCTTTCCACCTGCAGTTCATCAACAGTAATCTTTTTCATTTCAAGCTCATGCCATAGACTTTGATTAATCAATCTGTATTCTGTTTGAATGTCATGATCGTAAGCATGTCCAAAATAGGCTAACGTTTTTTGAAGTGCAACCGTTTCTGCTTTTTTATAATCAAACAGCGTGTCGTCTGCATCAAATAAAATATCATCATATTTTTTTACGGACATTTCCAAATAACACCTGCTTTTATCTCCTTATGATTGCATGAGCAGCCACAATGTATTAAGCGTGATGAGACCTTAAGACATCTGTTATGATAACTGCTTAAGCATTGATTTCACTTGAGCCAGAGCCTGTTGATAAACTTGATCATCAAATTGTTCAGAAAAAGGATTCGCAAATCCATGCTTTGCTTCTAATAAATGAAGATCAACATTTTCATAGTTCCTGTCCT
This genomic window contains:
- a CDS encoding YjjG family noncanonical pyrimidine nucleotidase; this translates as MSVKKYDDILFDADDTLFDYKKAETVALQKTLAYFGHAYDHDIQTEYRLINQSLWHELEMKKITVDELQVERFKLLFRKTGVKESADDFNSHYLNELADGTQLISGAQKLCDDLSQFFRLTIVTNGISRTQRRRFGKSTIKKDFEALFISGDIGFQKPQTELFDYVFASLQIADKNRVLMVGDNLSTDILGGINAGIDTCWFNCNKAINKTKIKADFEIQSLDELHKIVFPDQIR